The sequence below is a genomic window from Rhodococcus sp. 4CII.
CTGCGGCGGCGAACTCGACGGAATCCGGCTGCTGTCTCCGGACACCATCGCGCTGATCTTCGAGGAGCAGTCGAACGGCGTGGATCTCGCGCTGGGGCAGCCGATCCGGTTCGGCATCGGGTACGGACTGCCGACACCCGTGTCGGTGCCGTTCGTCCCCGAAGGGCGCATCTGCTTCTGGGGTGGCTGGGGCGGTTCGCAGGTGGTCGTCGACACCGAACGCCGGATGACGATGACCTACGTGATGAACAAGATGGGACCGGGACTGCTCGGCTCCGACCGCACCGCCCAGTACGCGACGGCGACGTTCGATGCGCTGAGCTGATGCGACCCGGGACACTGACCTGACCGGACGCTCAGGACGCGAGGCCTTTGTCCTGCAGCCATTCCCGGGCGATGTCGCTCATGTCCTCGAGGTCGGCCACCCGCTTGTTCATCTCGATGAGATCGTCGGTCGTCAGGGCTGCCGACACGTCCGCGAGCACGGCGCGGACGTCGTCGCGGGCCTTGTTCTCGTTGATGATCGGCGTGATGTTCTCGGCCAGGAACAGGTGCTTGGTGTCCTCGAGGGCCACGAGGTTCTCCGAGCGCATCGCCGGGTCGGTGCTGAACACGTCGGCGACCTCGATCTGACCGCTGAGCAGAGCGTTGAGTGTGAGGGGACCGCCGGCGTCCAGTGCCAGGAACTCCTTGAACGTCAGACCGTACCGGTCCTTCAGGCCTGCGACACCGTTCTCACGGGTCTTCCATTCGGGTGGGCCGCCGAGGGTCAGTTCGCCGGCGTGCGGGACGAGGTCCTCGATCGTCTTCAGTGAGTATTCGTCGGCGGTCTCCTGCCGCACCGCGAGAACGTCCTTGTCCTCGGCGGGGGAGGGCTCCAGTGCGACGAGCCCGGCGGGGAGCTTGGCCTTGATCTCCTCGGTCACCTCGTTCGACGCGGTCGCGGTGGTGGCGCTGTCGAGATACTGCAGCAGCGCACCCGAGTATTCGGGCAGCAGGTCGATGGAGCCGTCCCGGATGGCCGGAACGTACACCTCGCGGCTTCCGATGTTCAGCTTCTCGGTCACGTCGATGCCGTTGGCACGCAACGCCTCCGCGTAGATGGTGGCGATCAGCTGGCTTTCGGGGAAGTCCGCGGAGCCGACGACGATGGCGCCGTCGCTGCTTCCGCCGCCGTCGGCCGCCAGGGGGTCCTTGCCGATCCCGCATGCCGTCAACGACACCAGGGTGGCGCCTGCCAGCGCGACGATCAATGCCTTCTTCATGGTGATGTCCTTCAGGTCAGCGAGGGTTCGGGTACGGAGGACGCGCGGGCCGCGACCGGGGTCTTCTCGGAAGCGGATCGCGTGCCGTTGCTGCGCACGCGCCGGGTGAGTCCGGGTGACACCACCCGCACGGTGAGGAACCCGATCGCGAGATCGAATGCGAGGGCGAGGAGGGACACGAGGACGGCCCCCGCCGCCATCTGCGCGTAGTCGCTCTGCGCCTTGCCGTCGATGAGGAGTCGTCCCAGGCCGCCCAGTGAGATGTACGCGGCAACGGTCGCCGTCGACACGATCTGCAACACCGCACTCCGGATGCCGGACAGCATCAACGGCAGCGCGCACGGCATCTCCACCTCGGTGAGGATGCGCATCGACCGGAACCCCATTCCGCGTGCGGCGTCGACGGCTGCCGGGTCGACCGCGCGGATGCCGGCGTACGTGTTGGTGAGGATCGGCGGGATGGCCAACAGCACCAGCACGATCAGGCTCGGAACGAGGTAGGCCAGCTTGGTCGAGAACGACGGTGCGATGACGAGCACCAGCAGGATCAGCAGGCCGATGGTGGGCAGGGCGCGCAGCGAGTTGGCCAGGCCGGCGACGACCACGGCGCCGCGGCCGGTGTGCCCGATGTACAGGCCGAGCGGAACGGCGATCAGGGCCGCGGCGAACAGGGCGAGGAACGTGTACAGCAGGTGCTGGAGCAGGAGGGCCGGAATGCCTTCGGGCCCTGTCCAATGAGCACCGTCCAACAGAAAGTCGATCATGATGCGACCACCTTGGGGGTCCACGGTGTGAGTAACCGATTGGCGAGCACGATGAGCAGGTCGAGAACCAGGGCCAGCAGCAGGCAGAGTGCGATACCGGCGATGATGGGTGTGTAGAAGCGCAACTGGAAGCCCTGGGTGAACAGGGAACCGATCTGCGGGATGCCGAGCAGGGCGGCGAGCGAGACCAGGCTGACGTTCGACACGACAGCCACCCGCAGTCCCGCGCAGATGACGGGAACACCCACGGGGAGCTGCACTTTCAGCAGCGTTTGATAGGGTCGGTAGCCCATCGCAGTCGCGGCGAGCACGGTCTCCTGGGGCACCGAATCGAGGGCGTCGGCGATGACGCGCACCAGGAGGGCGACGGTGTAGATCGTCAGGGCCACGACGATGTTCATCGGATCGAGGATCTTCGTTCCGAGGACGGGCGGGAGCAGGACGAACAGGGCGAGCGACGGGATCGTGTAGAGCAGACCCGCGGTCCCCACCACATAGGGGTTGATCCGGCGACTGCGATGCGCGAGCCAGCCGATGGGCAGCGCGACGATCACGCCGACGACGAGCGGCACGAGCGAGAGCAGGATGTGCCAGCCGACGAGTTCGGCGATGCGGTCGGACTGGCGGCCCAGCCACTCGAGGTTCATCGGGCCATCGCCTCCGAACCGAATCGGTGGCCGGCCCCGCGATCGCCGGCCGCGAGATCCGCCGACTCGATCGCCGCCACGGCCGCGTGCGCCGTCACGGTGCCGACGAGCGCTCCGTCGCCGTCGACGACCACACCCCGCTTGCTGGGTGCGGACAGCGCGGCGTCGAGCAGTGCCCGCATCGTCCCGTGTGCATCGGCGACGGTGCCGCTGAGATTCACGTCGTCCGGGCGAATGCTGCCGACGACCTTCGCCGGCTGCACCCAGCCGATCGGCTTGTTCGCCGCGTCGACGACGAGCAGCCAGTCGTCGAACGTCCGCGCGAGGGCGTCGACCGCCGAATCACCGAGACGGGCAACGGGTTCGGTGACGGTCTCCACGCGGCCGTCGAGGGTGGCGAAACCCAGCGAACGGTAGCCGCGATCACGTCCGACGAAGTCGGCGACGAACTCGTCGGCGGGCTCGGTCAGCAACTCCAGCGGGGTCGCCGCCTGCGCCAGGACTCCGCCGGTCCGCAACACGACCACCTGGTCGCCGAGCTTGAGGGCTTCGTCGATGTCGTGCGTGACGATGATGATCGTCTTGC
It includes:
- a CDS encoding ABC transporter substrate-binding protein, with protein sequence MKKALIVALAGATLVSLTACGIGKDPLAADGGGSSDGAIVVGSADFPESQLIATIYAEALRANGIDVTEKLNIGSREVYVPAIRDGSIDLLPEYSGALLQYLDSATTATASNEVTEEIKAKLPAGLVALEPSPAEDKDVLAVRQETADEYSLKTIEDLVPHAGELTLGGPPEWKTRENGVAGLKDRYGLTFKEFLALDAGGPLTLNALLSGQIEVADVFSTDPAMRSENLVALEDTKHLFLAENITPIINENKARDDVRAVLADVSAALTTDDLIEMNKRVADLEDMSDIAREWLQDKGLAS
- a CDS encoding ABC transporter ATP-binding protein produces the protein MITFDKVTKAYPDGTTAVNELDLECPSGKITALVGPSGCGKTTSLRMINRLIEPTSGTISLDGESTADMDPALLRRRIGYVIQHAGLFPHRTIVDNVATMPKLLGKTKKEARSRAMELLETVGLASHFADRYPWQLSGGQQQRVGVARALAADPAFMLMDEPFSAVDPVVRSQLQDEFLRLQKEIGKTIIIVTHDIDEALKLGDQVVVLRTGGVLAQAATPLELLTEPADEFVADFVGRDRGYRSLGFATLDGRVETVTEPVARLGDSAVDALARTFDDWLLVVDAANKPIGWVQPAKVVGSIRPDDVNLSGTVADAHGTMRALLDAALSAPSKRGVVVDGDGALVGTVTAHAAVAAIESADLAAGDRGAGHRFGSEAMAR
- a CDS encoding ABC transporter permease, producing MIDFLLDGAHWTGPEGIPALLLQHLLYTFLALFAAALIAVPLGLYIGHTGRGAVVVAGLANSLRALPTIGLLILLVLVIAPSFSTKLAYLVPSLIVLVLLAIPPILTNTYAGIRAVDPAAVDAARGMGFRSMRILTEVEMPCALPLMLSGIRSAVLQIVSTATVAAYISLGGLGRLLIDGKAQSDYAQMAAGAVLVSLLALAFDLAIGFLTVRVVSPGLTRRVRSNGTRSASEKTPVAARASSVPEPSLT
- a CDS encoding ABC transporter permease, which translates into the protein MNLEWLGRQSDRIAELVGWHILLSLVPLVVGVIVALPIGWLAHRSRRINPYVVGTAGLLYTIPSLALFVLLPPVLGTKILDPMNIVVALTIYTVALLVRVIADALDSVPQETVLAATAMGYRPYQTLLKVQLPVGVPVICAGLRVAVVSNVSLVSLAALLGIPQIGSLFTQGFQLRFYTPIIAGIALCLLLALVLDLLIVLANRLLTPWTPKVVAS